A region of Vitis vinifera cultivar Pinot Noir 40024 chromosome 13, ASM3070453v1 DNA encodes the following proteins:
- the LOC104881337 gene encoding uncharacterized protein LOC104881337 — MKVSNGKAFLEVDLMERTCICKAWQMSGIPCDHACAAIRRMGFDVSDYVDDWYKYNLQEKIYSGSMRTLVTHDMPMIDEDGTVRDALGHTYPFLNPPTTKRPPGRPRKRRIESQFM; from the coding sequence ATGAAAGTATCCAATGGAAAAGCATTCCTGGAAGTGGACTTAATGGAGCGAACTTGCATATGTAAAGCATGGCAAATGTCTGGAATCCCATGTGATCATGCTTGTGCAGCTATACGGCGAATGGGGTTTGATGTATCTGATTATGTTGATGACTGGTATAAGTACAATTTGCAAGAGAAGATATACTCTGGAAGCATGCGTACTTTGGTAACGCATGACATGCCAATGATTGATGAAGATGGAACCGTTCGTGATGCCTTGGGTCATACTTATCCCTTTCTTAATCCTCCAACCACAAAGCGACCTCCTGGAAGACCTAGGAAACGTCGAATCGAGTCTcaattcatgtaa
- the LOC104881336 gene encoding uncharacterized protein LOC104881336 encodes MTMGIPHSGRKLIVEKGSVKASQMPSLQDIESMMVGIDDMEEFKRVFLIFACATLLAPTSRLEGSHSLWYTPREQLLGNINWGEYVLEFFIQAIHEHRRKESVWIKGCLMFLQIFYFSISNFPAMYVELTTPRIAAWNDFLVKQCIKLELEMLGGFGKVELVSTSAEQDETEKNKAPAVDDPVDPDENEDFDVICARMEATQRQITDAQSHLNSLIASYNRDVKVLRTRFTSSHYRTDEGQPSNFHEHVNESGAPFYTNNPQHSPVHSGGQRRSFEDDVGCTNEGVSERPNVEDGVFFSNEDPLHPRPHNMHKICDSETLF; translated from the exons ATGACGATGGGCATTCCACATAGTGGAAGAAAGTTAATTGTTGAGAAGGGAAGTGTTAAAGCTAGTCAAATGCCGAGTTTGCAAGATATAGAGTCAATGATGGTTGGCATCGATGATATGGAGGAATTTAAACGGGTCTTCTTGATTTTCGCTTGTGCAACCTTATTGGCACCCACTTCTCGTTTGGAAGGTAGTCACTCGTTATGGTATACACCCCGAGAGCAGTTACTTGGGAACATAAATTGGGGAGAATATgtcttagaattttttattcaagctATACATGAACATAGGAGGAAAGAAAGTGTTTGGATTAAAGGGTGTTTGATGTTTCTACAG ATATTCTACTTTTCAATATCTAATTTTCCAGCCATGTATGTGGAACTTACCACTCCTCGCATTGCTGCATGGAATGATTTTTTGGTCAAGCAATGCATCAAGTTGGAGTTAGAAATGCTTGGAGGATTTGGCAAAGTTGAG TTGGTTAGCACATCGGCGGAGCAAGatgaaacagaaaaaaataaggCTCCTGCAGTTGATGACCCAGTTGACCCAGATGAGAATGAAGACTTTGAT GTTATTTGTGCTCGCATGGAGGCAACACAACGTCAAATCACCGATGCACAAAGTCATCTTAATAGTCTTATTGCATCATACAACCGTGACGTGAAAGTGTTGAGGACTCGTTTCACCTCTTCACACTATCGCACAGATGAAGGCCAACCGTCAAATTTTCATGAACATGTTAATGAAAGTGGTGCACCATTTTATACAAATAATCCACAACATTCACCTGTTCATTCTGGTGGTCAAAGAAGATCTTTTGAAGATGACGTTGGATGTACAAATGAAGGGGTGTCAGAAAGACCCAACGTAGAAGATGGTGTGTTCTTTTCAAACGAGGATCCCCTTCACCCTAGGCCACACAATAtgcacaaaatttg tgattccgagACCCTCTTCTGA